Genomic window (Zingiber officinale cultivar Zhangliang chromosome 2B, Zo_v1.1, whole genome shotgun sequence):
atattatttatatttaatttttaaacaaatattcatttttttatttttgattattttttaaaaagtttattttaaaatttggattattttaattttatttattatagatTTTTTAATTGTATATCTTATTTTTAAAACCCTAATAGAATCCCTTAAACCCTTAACCTTTAAATTATTGTCACAAACATGCTAGAAAAGTTTCAAGTGTTAAAGTAATAACATATTAAGCTATACAAATAAGAAATGTTTTATATAAACTTACAAAAATCAATGATGATCATTAACAAAAAAAAGTGAAGCAACTTCTTTATCAACTTAATTATGATgagattgaaaatttaaatttttattagatatgttatttggtatgatatattATTCCTAGTTAatattattagtaaaattttacAATACAAAGATATAaacattgttattatattagattagTTAAAAGCTCAagtgtttttttaattattattgagAAAATATATTACATTGCTATCATTTTGATGGAAGAGATTGCAAATAAAATGAACATAGAGCTAAAAtttcattaaaaatatttaatcagaaaaattaaataatttgatgAAAATGGAAATAATGAAGTGAAACTTTCACaatctttaattttattttaattatattgttGATAATTTGATGAGAATGAAATTAATGAGGTGAAACTTTCacaatctttcaaaattaattattttaattatataaatCATGTCATTTTTTTCACTTTAAAATATGTTTGAACATTTTATGATATatacaaataattttatttttatatatgacataaaaaaattaaaattattttatcacgattttctaaaataaaaacatttaaatcttgaaagttttttaaaacgTCACATATTATCATATAgattgtttagatttatttttataaagaaataataaatccaAAGTTAACTTTTTTGTATGGATAGCTTGTAGAATATTTTTAACAATACTTTAATATAGTAGTCTTATTTAtatcttaaaaaattaaatattttaataattttatcaattaaaaagattattataatataaaattttaattagtaactTTTGCATCTCAAAAAGTTAAAaagtaaattttatataaaatatatttttaaaattaatatgaattttttaaaatatattaaaggtctaaatattttttttcccgtTTAGAGCCTCCAAAATAATTGAGATTGCCATGGAATCACATAGCATAATCAATGTAAATACCCTTCATGCAATTTTACTCTATCAAAATGATATCAAAGTCCTATATATAATATATAGGTGGCCAATGTTGGAAGAGGGAGCTACAATGAAAGCACTCGGCCTTGATGGCAGCTAGATATGAGTTGAACATCTCTCGCGCGCACTGGCTCATACTTTTTTTTTACTCACCACAATGTGAAAACATATATGCTAATTAATCAAATCCAAATTAGACAAAACAAAGATAACAATTGAACCAACCAACTACATATTGTGTACAACTTTATGAAATAGTCTTCCTTTTGTAAGCTTTTGAAAGTGAtacaaagatttttcaaaaaaacaaaaaaaataaaattgatgatTACTTATCCAACtccaaaaaaaatagagaaaatgtTTTAAACatctaaagtttttcaaaatatgttttctaTCTCTTCTAATATTTCATGCAAAAAAACTTTCTTTCTTTGATATTGCGTCAAGAAATATGGTGGATGAAgtcctttttttcctttttttattgctcaaataaaacaaataaaaacgtCTTAAGCAAATAAAAACTATTTGTTCTCTTTTCAATTATACTCACATCTCTaacaataaatttaaaaatatcttaAGCAAAGAAATTCTAGTTTTCTATGTAATTAATATCTTTGTTACTAATGAAACTGACacttaaatttaaataagaatAACAAAATATAGATATGTAAGCGCATATCCAATGTAAGATTTTAAAAAAGATTTGTGAAACtaaaatgatgaataaaatttTTTGAATCATTATGGTCATGATGTTTgaggtttttaatttttaaaactctttttctcTCGAAATTAACAATATGGGTGAGACTAATATGAGGTTTGAAATTTGCATAGAGATTGTAAATAGAGTAGTATTCTTTTATACAAAActcatttaaaattctaaatatcGGAGGTGTTCTAAGACATAAGCGAAGTTTTATGAGCTTGGGATGCCAGTCAAGGTAATTAGGTTGCCGACTCCGAAGCCTAAGAAAGATGCTTAGTTGGCAAGCAGTTTGAGAGCTGAGGAGGGTGCTCGAGTTGTCAAGCGCTTCAAAACCTAAGGCGATTGAGAACCCTGACTTCCAACACTTTAGAGATCGATTGAGAAGAACACTGAGACAACCAAACACTTTGGAGATGTTGAGTACCATAAGATGTAGGACGAACTGAGAGGTGCATTGGTATCACATGTGTCGAAACGCTTAGGTTGAATTTGCTGAGTTGGAGGAGAAATATTATTCACTtaatataaaagagatattttattattttaatattttggtcAATGTGATGTCGATTAAATAAAGTTGTTTTTTTCCCCTCATCGTTGGATAGACACACGTACTCTCTCCTCTGCCTTCGGATTCCAATCAATGACATCGACTGACAAGGAGGAAGGCAGACAGAAAGCATGTATTTAAAGTATCCTCTCCCTCCCCGTCTCTCCctctctgtctctctctctctctcttctattaaacaacccacacacaaataaacaaacactctcttctcctcctccctttcccttcccttcccttcccttcttCTACGTTGGAAACCGTGCAACTCCTTCGCCAAACTCCAAGATGAAGGAATGGTCAAAAATGAGTGTTCATGGTCTTGGCACTGTCCCCATTAATACCTTCCctttccccttccccttcccctCATTCATTGCTGATCTTCCTCTCAGCTTCTTGGTTCATGTTAATCATCTTAAATCTCTTCTTGATTCTCACGCATCTtctttccatttcaattttttttatatatattccaTCTCCAGATTATGGTGCATTCAAATGATTCTCAGCTATGTTTTTCTAAATAGGACGTACAATCAAATTAAATTTCTAGACTATCCGCCACGAGCAATAatctagaatttaaaaaaaaaaatttaaaaatgaaatattttaaggGAAACCATGCATGCAAGACGACAAATGCATGGATGAAAGCATGTGTCCCATCCACGGCTCCTCTTCCTCCGGCGGTGGGAGCCACTTCCGGCGGTGGAGCCACCCGCTGAGGTGGGCACAGCTGCGCGCCCAGACAGGAGACGTGAACGGTGGTGCAACTTCATTTAAGAATCCACAAAGTCATCATTGCTCCACCACGTCGATCGGCATTATGATTATTATTATCTAATATATCTGTGTGTGtatctctcctctcctctcctctcatcTCCTCTACCTGCGCAGCCTTTAATACGTTGCGAACTATCTTCTCCCAACATTGCCAAATCTCCCAAAAGGTGCTGGTTGGTCATTGAGAAATCAAAAAGGCAGGATGATGAGGGTTAGGATCTCGAGACTGCAAGGGGTTGCACCGTTGCAGTAGGGTTTCCCATTTGACCTTCTTGGGATTCCAATGACAAAGATAAGAAAAGGGGAAGCAGATGAAATGATGCATGCATGTGTGCAAAGAGGAAAGATACGGCAGATATACTTTATGTTTATAGGGATCGACTCCGtaaatctatctatctatctatcaatCCTTTTTCTTCCCTAGCTACTCTATAAAAGAaatacacacatatatataagATAAGATGAAGATAGATAACTAGGAAATGGCTGATAATAAGAAAGAAAGAACAAATTAGCAGTACATGCATGTGTatattctagctggccagattctggccgTTTAGCAATACCCTTTAGAAGGAGTAAATCTTGctggccagaatctggccagctagaaatcCCTATCTCCCAATTAAAATGCATGCATGGATATGCATATAATTAATATGGCCATATGAAATTACTAAAATACCCATGCATATGCATGCATGTGTatattctagctggccagattctggccgTTTAGCAATACCCTTTAGAAGGAGTAAATCTTGctggccagaatctggccagctagaaatcCCTATCTCCCAATTAAAATGCATGCATGGATATGCATATAATTAATATGGCCATATGAAATTACTAAAATACCCATGCATATGCATGCATGTGTatattctagctggccagattctggccgTTTAGCAATACCCATTTAGAAGAgtgatagatatatatatatcatcagttCATGGAACAAAAACATTATATAAATCATGTAGCAGATATATTAAAGGACGATAATTCCCTTCTTTGTAGTTTGACTAAATGTGATAAGCCAGGACATGTTCTTTGTCAGGATGTCTTTCTATGTCACTCCCTCCAGCGAATTCCAATTCCAAACCATGCTCGCTCCAGATGTTTAATCGACCTGCAACTCATCAGACACGAGAGATCCATAATTTTTCCAAGAATCCTTATTTAtatatctatctatctatatatatataattagcaTAAGAATTAATATTATTGTTGAATTTTTATTTAGGGGATTAATTAAAGAGTAGGAATTGAAGTGATCATATGATATGATTTGGCAGTGCACTAACCTTTCAGGATGGTTACATGGATCCGACGCTCGAATGCTCATCGCCGCCGGTGGCGCTCGGCCTCGAGTAGTGTCCGCCGCCGAGCAGCCTGATGGTGGCTGGCGAGGCGGAGGCGCTCATTGCCGCGGCGAGCCCCGCGTCGTAGGCTCCGTTGGCAGTGTCTCCGAGTCTGGCCGCCAGTAGATCCGCGTCGGCGTGATGGTTGCGCAGCATCATGATCTGGTGGCTGGCGTTGTggtagtggtggtggtggtggctttGCGGGAAGTCGAAGCCCGTTGTTGCGCCGACGAAGGGGAGGGCGGCTTGGTGGTCGAGGAAGGAGGAGGGGTGttgggcggcggcggcggccgggGAGTGGGAAGAGGCTGCCGCCGCAGCCGCCGCCGCTGCTGCGGCGGCGGCTGCGGACTGGTACTTGGAGAGCTCGGACTTGGCGCGGGAGAGGTCGATCTGGAGCTGGCGGAGCTGGTGCTGGAGGATGGAGATGACGCGGACGCAGCCGTAGACGGGGTCGAAGAGACGCATGTCCGCCTCGTAGGCGAGCGAGTTGACCGCGTCCTCCCGCTGCAGCGGGTGCAGCTCGTTGAGCAGCTTGGTGACGTTGCTGGCGCCGAACACCCGGTGCACGTGCACGAACTTCTGCGGCTGGTCCGGCGGGAAGTAGGGCGCGAACACGCAGTCCGGCTGGCACTTCCGCCGCAAGAACTTGCACGCCGCGCACGGCGAACTCGTCGaagacgccgccg
Coding sequences:
- the LOC122049301 gene encoding protein ASYMMETRIC LEAVES 2-like — encoded protein: MASSCSSSSSSVVQVSSSSRSAAATAAAAAAAASSTSSPCAACKFLRRKCQPDCVFAPYFPPDQPQKFVHVHRVFGASNVTKLLNELHPLQREDAVNSLAYEADMRLFDPVYGCVRVISILQHQLRQLQIDLSRAKSELSKYQSAAAAAAAAAAAAAASSHSPAAAAAQHPSSFLDHQAALPFVGATTGFDFPQSHHHHHYHNASHQIMMLRNHHADADLLAARLGDTANGAYDAGLAAAMSASASPATIRLLGGGHYSRPSATGGDEHSSVGSM